In Candidatus Zixiibacteriota bacterium, the DNA window GGACACGCCCGAGAAGGGGGAACCATTCTACGATGAGGCTACCCGGCTTCTCTCCGATCTGGTGTTGGGCGAGGAGGTGCATCTGGAGTTTGCCACTAAACGTCGTGACAAATATGGCCGGCTGCTGGGGTATGTTTATGTAGACAGCCTGTTTGTCAATCGTGCAATTTTGGAAAATGGTCTGGCAAATTTGTATCTGTTCAAGGATACCGATCTTGATCGGGAAGAGACGAACATTCTGTTGGGGGCGCAACGTTTGGCACTTGAGCGCAAGGTTGGGTTGTGGTCATTAGAGAGGGAGAAGGAAGATTACTATGTCGCTCGACCGGGGTCATTTCGGTTTCATCGTCCCGGTTGCGGTAATCTGAGACGCTCCAATTCGCAGGCGGACCGACTTTTTGATCATCGCCGAGAGGCACTCTGGGAAGGCCTGTCCCCCTGCCGCCGCTGTAGGCCGTGATGGCCCAGCGGACTCGTGACCGCATGACGATTCAATCACCCATCTGAGAGTTGCAAGAACGGCCCCTTTTAATTTGTCAATATGGACAGTTTGTGCGTCTATGGAGTATACCTTATATAGAAGAGGGTTATTTTTTATGAGAAACTTACGGTCTGTAATTGCGACGATACTTGTGCTCGCCCTGATAGGCGCGGGTTGTGGCGGCGAGAACCCCACTAAACACCAGGGGACAAGCAGCGCATTCT includes these proteins:
- a CDS encoding thermonuclease family protein, with product MVNHNRQRRLVIRLAIMILLVVVLVAFRFVGDIGQEKHPNERFIVVSVKDGDTFTMTGGDKVRLLSMDTPEKGEPFYDEATRLLSDLVLGEEVHLEFATKRRDKYGRLLGYVYVDSLFVNRAILENGLANLYLFKDTDLDREETNILLGAQRLALERKVGLWSLEREKEDYYVARPGSFRFHRPGCGNLRRSNSQADRLFDHRREALWEGLSPCRRCRP